In Oncorhynchus nerka isolate Pitt River linkage group LG21, Oner_Uvic_2.0, whole genome shotgun sequence, the following are encoded in one genomic region:
- the LOC115103606 gene encoding reprimo-like protein — protein MSKGTRLRGFSRECVSVEPRAPISAKRCQIDIHGDMNSSFFDQAQGVLFNRSQVLAGTLANCCNATEVATSDGGSLALPPDERKLFISRVVQIAVLCVLSLTVMFGIFFLGCNLMIKSESMINFMVKDRRPSKDVEAPGMIGLR, from the exons ATGTCCAAGGGGACCCGCCTGAGAG GTTTTAgccgtgagtgtgtgtctgtggaaCCGCGTGCGCCCATATCTGCCAAGCGCTGTCAGATTGACATCCACGGAGACATGAACAGCTCCTTCTTCGACCAAGCCCAGGGCGTACTATTCAACAGGAGCCAAGTCCTCGCTGGTACTCTGGCGAACTGCTGCAACGCGACCGAAGTGGCAACCAGTGACGGCGGCTCGCTGGCGCTACCTCCGGACGAGCGGAAACTCTTCATCAGTCGCGTCGTACAGATCGCCGTCCTGTGCGTACTGTCGCTCACCGTCATGTTTGGTATCTTTTTCCTCGGCTGCAACCTCATGATCAAATCAGAGAGTATGATTAACTTTATGGTGAAGGACCGGAGACCTTCCAAAGACGTAGAGGCGCCGGGGATGATAGGACTCAGGTAG